In Cryptomeria japonica chromosome 10, Sugi_1.0, whole genome shotgun sequence, a genomic segment contains:
- the LOC131858768 gene encoding momilactone A synthase-like, translated as MNSLTGGSNGIGAATVRKFVAEGAYVYVVDIDEEGGVKVSVETWERVIAMNVTGAMLGMKHGARVMIPHNSGSILFNCSVLGLMKTDNASHGYMASKNALLGFDEEWCSGVGKGRNMCEFYVILWDCDKDD; from the exons ATGAATAGTTTGACAGGTGGATCAAATGGTATAGGTGCAGCCACAGTTAGGAAATTTGTGGCAGAAGGTGCTTATGTGTAcgttgttgacattgatgaagagGGAGGGGTTAAA GTTTCTGTTGAGACTTGGGAAAGAGTGATAGCTATGAATGTTACAGGAGCTATGTTAGGAATGAAGCATGGTGCAAGGGTCATGATTCCACACAACTCTGGTTCCATACTCTTCAATTGCAGTGTTTTGGGACTGATGAAGACTGATAATGCCTCTCATGGTTACATGGCTTCCAAGAATGCTCTATTGGGGTTTGATGAAGAGTGGTGCAGTGGAGTTGGCAAAGGAAGGAATATGTGTGAATTCTATGTCATCCTTTGGGATTGTGACAAAGATGATTGA